One Salvia splendens isolate huo1 chromosome 1, SspV2, whole genome shotgun sequence genomic window, tcTGGGTAGTGGTGTAGTTTCGGTGTCTTTGGAAGTGTAACACCTTCCTGATacgggcgaagaaacaattttaattttctgcacGTACTTACTTTCGCCGACTTCCTTGCCGGAAGTTCGGCTAATGTTTTGAGGCTACATTTGTAGTTTGATGCTTAATCTagtttctattttctgtttccGCTCTGATTCTGATGCTTTACTGTTTATTTACTGatctggatgcttttcgcaaatGTTGGATATTTGAAGTTGAGACCGGAGAGATCAAagtggatttgttggttgttggtttGAATCGGAGTTGGAGGTTATGGATCTGAGTTTTGTTGGTGTGAATTTGATGGATCTAGTGTAGATTTCTTTTTTAATGTTTATATTTGAGTACGTACTTTTGGATCTGCATGGAATTTTCTGTTACTATTGATTTACTTGACCTAGTAGACTAGATCTGTTAATTTTCTACTTAATCATCATGTTTAACGTCCGATTTGAAGTTTGCTCTGTTTCTATGCTCTGTTCTGTTCCAGTTCATGTTTGTttactgaagaagatgaagataatCGGTAGTTAGAATCATATCcactttagtttgttagttgcagctttcttgtcagtagctatttaAGGAAATCTGTTCTGTTACTTTTTCTTATGTTCTGTTGTCTCGTTGTTTTAAGAAACTTTACTTTACCTGACCCAGTAGTTTGATAACTATTCCAAAGTTAATTTTCAGTTTCGAATCATGCATGTGACTATGTTTGAAGCACTTTCAGGTCTCTGGGTCCAGTAGATATCAtagattagttttaatttctcagGTCTAGTAGAAAAACTCAACCctcttgttgcgtggcagcagccaaaccctccAAAATTCTCTTAATGCATTCCAAACCCTTCCGTCCTCGTGGATTTgatcccgacttccctatactagccaatagtatagaGGGTTGTGGTTTTGAAGCGGGATTGTTGTGACAACGACTGAATTCTGAGagttcatgatctcctagaccatgtgctctagcgaatcctctgaaCCTAAGAGTTTACTTTTACATAGCAGCAGCAATCATCATCCGCATCTTCAGTCGTGGTAATCCAATTGTGGACTCACCTCCCCCACTTGTGGAGTATTGACTAGATATGGAGAGTTTGGTTCTCTTAGATACGACACTTGAAGATAAGCTTCTTTGATTTTCGGAGAATGCCGGCAAACATAGCGGCCACATCTTTTGGGTGTTGGCCATAATATCGGTGAATTTGCTTACGTCATTTCATTCTATTatcattgatgttgaaagtgcAAGACTACAATTAGGCAGTTGGCTTATGGAGATACAACAAATTAATTTGATGAATATCCCCATGTTGCAGATATGACTCGGCGCGAATGTGTGAAGAAAATTTGTTGCAGAAGTATTCCCCTGCACATATTTGTGAAGGCCTACCACTATTGATCCCTAATTGCTTATGAATATGCACGACAGAGCTCATGGCTTTCATGTTATCTTAGGAATAAATTGATTGTAATCACTAGGCTTGGAAAAATTATCCTACTACGCAGATAGGCACATACGTGAACGGCGACAAGGGCAAGCACCCGACCTCGATCCTCAAAGCTATTGATGACCAACGATTTTGAATATAGCATGCTTTCTTTGGTGTGGTCGGTCTTACAATTATATCCATGTCTTGAGCTGgacacttattttcattgaTTTATGTGTCGGCATAGCCCCCGAGCATCGTATTCACAATCAATGGACGACAATAACATAGGGGAATCTACGCTAAGTGGCGCATTTTGTCAAATTGATTACTTGTCAGATTGATGAGAAGAGGGTAATATTTGTTCAATTCAAGAGGCTGCACGGAAGGACGTTGAGGGTATTTGGTGTGCTACAATCACATTGGTCAATAGTGAATGACATGACGTATATATGGTAACAATCATGTATTTCTGATGTTATGTGTGCATGTATCATCATGCATATGATAATTAAGGATGAAGATGAATGGACTTCAGTATTATGTGTTAGATTAAAAATGCAGACAGGTTAGAGAAAAATAGATTGTGACTTAAAATTTGGATCCatattgtggatgcccttagagcatccacagtggtgcggatgtctcggtggacatccccgcggacatcccaaaatcacctcatgtcacgtcataaggacttcccactgcactgccacgtcataaggacatcccactgcactgtgacggacatccccaatgacatcccgacggacttcccacaataataaaaattcacaaattcactaaATTAAACactttacggaattaaataatttaataataaaaaaaatatacataattattaaaaaacaaaaaaataataatcgtGACGtctgcgcggacgtccgtggagtcaacgcaatggcaggcgtccgcaaggacgtcgcgacggacgtcccgggaacgctgcggaactccggtgtccgcagcggacgtccgtatccgcatcaccgctgcacaatggcggacgtcccgcgcggaactCCGATAAGCTGGCCGGGTGTCTGCCGGGACGAGCGCCATTGTGGACGTTCTTAACCAAGAATTAATAAAGCACAAAAAGAGTTTCTTCACCTACTATACAAACATATCTTAATACTAAATCAGTATTTACAAGATTGATTCAATAACTTCCAATCAAAAGCAAAAGCCACGTATCTTAATAACTAACATCTAAACactttcttcatcttttttGGGGAAGATGGAAGGTACCTATGTTTGAAgcgtttaatttaaattattttttatatttactaGATGGAGACGACCGATGTGAGGCCGGAGATTTCGCTTTTCTGCGACGGAGTTCGCCAGAAACCGGCACCGTAGAATTTATTTAGCATCTCTTTCTCGAGCTCAATCACCTCTGCGTTGTCGTACGGCGACGAATCGAAGGCGGTGGAGACGCTGCTATCGGAGCTTCCGTTCGACTGGAGCTGGAAGAAGTAGTcatcgtcgtcgccgccgcgcGGTTGCAGAATCCCCTTCTTCAGCAGCCGGCGCTGGCGCTGCTTCCGGAGAGCCTTCCTGCACAGCCCTGCCGGCACCTTGTACACCGCCAGCACAGCCAAGTTCAGAACCCCGCACGGGCAGCAGCACACCACCGCCGCGCAATCCGCCGTTGCTCCCCCTGCCATCTCCGCCGCCCTCACCCGCTTCATTCCGCCGCGCGATGAGAAGTCGCTGTCAAGCAGTGGCTGCCGCGACGACGCCGGGGGCAGCTGGAATTGTCTCGTCATTTTGTTGGAATCAGTATTCGAATTTCTCAATTGAATTCCCCCTTTTGATCTCCTCTTTCCTTCACCAAACAAATCCAAATAACTGCGCATTCAAATTGAAAtttgacctaattatgataccAATTCCAAccaaaattgattcaatttgaaTAGTGAAAGGGGGAAATAGACCTGAAATggtaatataaatttgatggTGAGAGAAAGATGTGCCATTGTCGGGTAGAATGCGGTGGTAGTCGGCCGTGTTACGCGGTTCCGTAACACGGCGGTTCGGCGTAGGAAGGTGTATTCCTTCGATTGTTTACTATTCCTATTTCTAGGAAAAATTTATGATTATTCCAAATGTATGGGGGActgattgatattttataatcTGCCTACGTTACAGGAATAGCAATAATTATCAGAGGTGAAGAGAGGAGGGAGGGAATGTTTTTCTGGGTGAAATGAATGCCATTTTTAACGTAAGGTGAGATtggtagagagagagttgtcgtaaattaaataaatatttatggctgctaattttttatttttaaacttcTGGAATGTGTGTCAGAAGCGAAGGCAGCGTAGCCTCATAGGCAAGCAAACACATGCCAAATACACGATGATCTGACATACCTCACCAGTAATTTATTGACAAATGGAAGTAAAATGGTCTCATATCCCACATAAATTTAACTTCAATATACTATACTAACGgctccattaattaatttagggAAGGTAGCATGATCCTAGTATTAGATATGGAATTACTATATCGTAGAATTCGATACTCCAATATCTCTCTTAtaataaaaatcacaaatttgaTACTCCAATATTTCTTATAATACCCTGGAATTGGCAtgaaatatatgtatattaacttcataaaataatagtagtaatatttgaCTCATGCTAATTTAGCAAATAAAAGCGTCACCCACAAGTGTACGGAGTAAGTAGCACGTGGCAAGCTAAAATTATCGATCCACGAAGACTAAAAGTCGGTTTGAGCACTATGATGCAACTTTGAACACTATCTAGACTAATAAAAGGGGTTTTTGGTTTTCTTAACTAAGATCAAAGAACAAATAAGCAATAAAGATAAATAACTAGGCAAGACAAACAAATGATGACTTTTCACACAAATTTGGAAAGGTAGAGATATGGATCCGTTAGTATGGATCACGGGTGTCACCTAGGGATGTTGCTCATCTATTGGGTCTCATGCATGGTTAGGAGGGTCGGGACGATTGGATAGaccccctctcgggtgcatctaacaCGTTGATCGGACCCTAATGTTGGAGTCTCCTCCCAACACTTCAAGTCTGACTCCCTAATTCTACGGACCCAAGCCCTCTCTCTAGCTATGCATCTCTCGGTCACATAAAACGCACGGAGTTGTTGGCTATTTAACAATCTAATCAAGCATTTCTCAATGACAATAATTAGAACATGATATATtaaattggtagctaagcaattggaTAATAAGAGTCCAATAACCAACAAAACCACACAAAGAGATAGATAAACATAAATCAAGGTTCAACCCATGGATTCCATACAAACTTCACCACATCCCTAAGGAAAatctagctactcatgttcaaagatgaaacaaaaaggaaaacaatGCAAATGGAAAAAGACATAGATGGAAAATGAAAACTAGAACTCTCTATGGTAGAATTGATGTTGGGGAGAGTCTTCTTTTTCAATCTCTTGAAGATGGAAGCCTCCTTGCCTTCAATCCTCTAGAATCTCTCGATTTCTCTCTTGATTTTGCAGTGTGGGAGGTTAGGGTTCAAAAATGAGTGAAAACCCTTTTATATCCGGAGTGAGAAAGGGGCAAAAGTGGGCATCAGTAGGTATCGCCTGGCCGGGCGATTTGTAAGTGGGAAAATGCCTAGCCGGGCTTTATGGGACAATCGCGATGTAGCCTTCAAACACCCGGCCGAGAGTTTCATCGGATGGAAAATGCCCGGCAGGGCGAACTTTCTGTTTCTCTTCTTTGAACgtccgaccgggcgttttgtaTATGGAAAACGCCCGGCccggcgaactctctggaatcaGTCCGTTCGCTCCGTTTTGCCCGTTTTAGACCTGTTTTTGCATCAAAACTCCGACAAACTCGTTAACTCTAAAATAGCAAATAAGTGGATGAAACCTAGACTTTATATCTCAAAAGATTCAACAACATGTgttaatcacctatctaaacatcctaaactatgagtttgtcaatATTTTGTCCACAAAAGAGTAATCATACTATTACATAACTTTCACGTCATAATTTTTTacagtagtagtactatttttaggatttgatggGTAAGAATATTTgtctttgttttatatttatatatacaaaaaatttatagaaataaaatttatgacTATAACTTATATTTTGTTAGCAGTAATAAATTTCAGTACTAGTTTTCAATTATTAGcaagtttttaattatttgtctTTGTAGGGTTACCAAGGTGTTCTAAGTGTACCTCAAATCATGTTTTCGAGTGACTATCCTCCTTGATTTTATCTCAAGTTGAGAAAAATATTTTGGATTGGAGAAATTTATTTTAGGTATCGTTGCTAGAATGTGAAGAAATACTTTTGAAGAGGTTTTTGTGATAGCTTTACATTTGAactaggagtaatatttttgtttcttttgtttataaaagTAAGAGACATGTTACTAATTATCGAGTAAGTTTCATACGATTATACTTTTTGGTGATCTTCAAGCTATTCTATTTGAAATCATataagaatattttatttttagttttttattttcttgtttataaaatttcttaattttttacttGTTAATAATTGAAAACTAGTTATAATTTATTACTGATAAGAAAATATAAGTTATAGTCCtaaattttatttctataaatttttttatatataaatataaaacaaagacAAATATTGTTACCCATCAAATCCTAAAATAGTAATACTATCAAACAATTATAATGTGAAAGTTATGCAATAGTATGATTACTTTTTTGTGggaaaatattactattatattatgaagttaatatacatatatttcaCGCCAGTGCTAGGATATTATAAGAGAAATATTGGAGtatcaaatttataatttttatattataagaGAGATATTGGAGTATCGAATTCTAGGATATAGCCATTCCATATCTAATATTAGGTTTATGCTACcttccataaattaattaatggagcCGTTAGTATAGTGTATTGAAGTTAAATTTATGTGGCATGTGGGAACATTTTTACTTCCATTTGTCAATAAATTAGTGGTGAGGTATACCACATCATCATACCATTTGGTATGGATTGACCATGGAATTTTTACTCAGCAAACACGGCTTAGTAGCTAATCTTATTAATTAATGATCTATTTGTAATGTGGCGGCTGACTAGGAGCCTTCACAATACCAAAACATAATTCCGCCCTAtaaatttgtcattttgatTTTTCTCCTAGACTCGTCAACACTTTATCCTCCAGCTGAAATATAGTATGTAATATCGGCTCATCCTATTTTCCACCTCATCactatttttttgtgtttatcaattaaagtaaaataacaaaataaaatatattgatGACAAAAAACAAATGTACTTAATTGTAAAAAAACAGCTACAACAGAAAAGAaagtcaaaaataaaaataaaaataaaaacatgagAAAAATATAAGCGAAAAAGAATGGGCAACGGCatgcgccgtgccagcgagcaggacacGTGGCGCGCGGAGATatgccgttgcctttgaattttttattttttaattaaaaatcggtttttaatttaaaaaaccgattaaaaattaaaaaaaattcacttcccaaaaaaaatatatccgtttattaccgttttttaccacttttttatttttttttatttttttcccccaaaaatacattctttcatctataaataccccactttcacacccaaaaattcacatcaaactacacaattctcatattcattctcccatatccattctcatcttcattctcccatatccattttcatcttcattcgcTCATACCCTACAATATAACAATGTCCGGTCAAGGCGATGACCacccgccctctcacggttggaaccccgaatggttcggttcacaaccgtttcctagtctggaaacggaatattctgcctctcctcaaacccaagattcgggcgttctgggtggctaccggccatacccaatcgacgaccaaggtgcctccgaagggcgatacgggtggacaccggagcgtaggccgaccgccccctcccaaactccgcctcctcctactcgcggtgtctgCACGCCGTACACTCCGgtggagatggataaattgttcaatgCGTatttggaaatctccgaagatgcggtggttggcacgaaccaatgaaaaccggccgccgggaacgatcgagcgctaCGAGCGTATGGTGCGCAACtccatcggccgagccaactaagaaattggcaagttcaatggctatttcctccaggagatGCGGAATTCCgagagcggccggagcgaggtcgacatcatcactgccgcgttgagcacctaccaatccatgaacggcaagtcgttcaagtacatcaacgtttggcaggacatg contains:
- the LOC121798502 gene encoding uncharacterized protein LOC121798502; this encodes MTRQFQLPPASSRQPLLDSDFSSRGGMKRVRAAEMAGGATADCAAVVCCCPCGVLNLAVLAVYKVPAGLCRKALRKQRQRRLLKKGILQPRGGDDDDYFFQLQSNGSSDSSVSTAFDSSPYDNAEVIELEKEMLNKFYGAGFWRTPSQKSEISGLTSVVSI